The Methylomarinum vadi genome has a window encoding:
- a CDS encoding IS1380 family transposase codes for MTNCTPAQIEFPPLKRRKIDAQFSGGAITSDGGVLLLRAVDQQLGLTERIAAQIPDARAPDRVQHSVINLLRQRVYGLACGYEDLNDHDTLRNDIAFQTAVEKDQTLGSRSTLCRFEQQADRALMWRVHEELLAQFIASYETPPKSLILDFDATDDPVHGEQDGRFFHGYYRHYCFLPLYVFCGHHCLVSYLRPSNIDGAKHSWAILALLVRRLRQAWPDVDITFRGDGGFCRHKMLSWCERHRVHYIVGLAKNKRLTRLSQPWIEQARQQFQSEQQKQRLFTDFHYKAGTWKRRRRVILKAEHMSQGSNPRYVVTNLDGDAQTLYETVYCARGDMENRIKEQQLDLFADRTSCSLWWPNQFRLLLSTLAYTLIHAIRRIALKNTELATATCATIRLKLFKIGAVIIRNTRRIRLLFSSQYPFQSLFKSVCQRLCPD; via the coding sequence ATGACAAATTGTACTCCAGCTCAAATAGAATTTCCTCCCTTAAAACGCCGTAAAATAGACGCCCAATTCAGTGGTGGAGCGATCACCAGTGATGGCGGTGTGCTGTTGTTACGAGCGGTTGACCAGCAGTTAGGGTTAACCGAACGGATAGCGGCGCAGATTCCTGACGCCAGAGCCCCTGACCGCGTGCAACACTCTGTGATCAACCTGCTCCGTCAACGGGTTTATGGCTTGGCGTGTGGGTATGAGGATTTGAATGATCATGACACGCTCAGAAATGATATCGCCTTTCAGACGGCGGTGGAAAAGGATCAGACATTGGGCAGCCGATCCACCTTGTGCCGGTTTGAGCAGCAGGCGGATCGCGCCTTGATGTGGCGAGTTCATGAGGAGTTGCTGGCACAGTTTATCGCTTCGTATGAGACACCGCCGAAATCGTTGATCCTGGATTTCGACGCCACCGACGATCCGGTTCATGGCGAACAGGACGGACGTTTTTTTCATGGCTACTATCGGCACTATTGTTTCCTGCCGTTGTATGTCTTTTGCGGCCATCACTGCTTGGTCAGTTATCTACGTCCCAGCAATATTGATGGCGCCAAGCACAGCTGGGCGATTCTGGCTTTGCTGGTTCGGCGCTTGCGTCAGGCTTGGCCGGACGTTGACATCACGTTTCGCGGCGATGGCGGTTTTTGTCGCCATAAGATGCTGAGTTGGTGCGAGCGGCATCGCGTTCACTATATTGTCGGGTTGGCCAAAAATAAACGCTTAACGCGCTTAAGCCAACCCTGGATTGAACAAGCCCGGCAACAGTTCCAAAGCGAACAGCAGAAACAGCGTCTCTTTACCGATTTCCACTATAAAGCCGGCACCTGGAAACGCCGACGCCGTGTCATTCTTAAGGCCGAACACATGAGCCAAGGGAGTAATCCCCGCTATGTCGTAACCAATCTGGACGGCGATGCACAAACACTCTATGAAACCGTTTACTGTGCGCGAGGCGACATGGAAAACCGGATTAAAGAACAACAATTGGATCTGTTTGCCGACCGCACCAGTTGCAGCCTGTGGTGGCCGAATCAGTTTCGTTTGCTGTTATCGACACTGGCCTATACGTTGATCCATGCGATTCGCCGAATCGCCCTCAAAAATACCGAACTAGCGACAGCCACTTGCGCCACCATTCGCCTGAAATTGTTTAAAATCGGTGCCGTCATCATTCGTAACACCCGTCGTATTCGACTGCTGTTCAGCAGTCAGTATCCGTTTCAATCCTTGTTTAAATCCGTTTGTCAGCGCCTGTGCCCTGATTAG